The DNA region GTAGCACCAGATGCCATTGCACAGGGTATCAAGGCTGGCGACTTAATCAAGGCGATTGCACCAGCCATTGGCGGTGGCGGTGGCGGTCGACCAGATTTAGCTCAAGCTGGGGGGAAGAATCCTGCTGGTATTGCTGACGCTTTTGCGCAAGTTAATCAATGGCTATTGAGTAAGTAATTAATTCGCCTTGAAATAGGAAGGAGTTTTCCCATGAGTTTTAATGATAATACAACGGTATTTAACTTTGAAGATGCTGATGAACAAGATATTCGTCGGACGTTAGAAATTGTGTATGGTGCATTGGAAGAAAAAGGATATAACCCAATTAATCAAATTGTAGGTTA from Weissella diestrammenae includes:
- a CDS encoding IreB family regulatory phosphoprotein; its protein translation is MSFNDNTTVFNFEDADEQDIRRTLEIVYGALEEKGYNPINQIVGYITSGDPAYIPRTNDARNLIRRYQRDEIIEALVKDYLRK